Genomic window (Branchiostoma lanceolatum isolate klBraLanc5 chromosome 13, klBraLanc5.hap2, whole genome shotgun sequence):
GTCACCAGATGTGGTGGTAtcgtccaagatggcggatgcttTGTTTTAGGGGTCGTTCTAGCTCTAATTAAACAGAGTTTCTAGCCCACTAAAACACTGTTAGAGGACTTACGTGCGAGGTGGAAAGCGACAAGAACCGAGGGAGTACTGAAGAATTCATTAGACTCCGGAAAACGGGCCGAGTGCCGAAGAAACAGGACCGAAGCGAGAGGTGtgcagcgcccccctccccatcggcGTGACGCTGTACTTACTAGTAGCCCAGCACCATCAACGGGCCCGGTGAGTATCTAGTACTTGTTTCCGAAACATTAGCTAGAGCAAAAGACGTTAAGTATAACTTGATTTTCATATCCGTAACCCGTGTACTGCCGAGTATTCTTTGTTTTATAGGGCGGAGGAAGCCAACCTAGGGGGCCTTGTCCGAAGGACGCCAGCGACCTGACTGCGCTCAAAGAAGATCCAGCACAATCAGGGGAAGTCGCCACAGAACCAGAGAACCAAAGGAAAGGTGGAGAGTACCGAAGACCAGCTAGCGAGAAAGGAACTCGACTGTCAAGCGAAGGAAGCGAGCGGCGcatgccgcccccctccccaccggcCAGGCGCAGTAAACATCAAAGGGCCCTGAAATACGGGCCCTTGCCGGTGGGTAGCCAGTACTTGCTTTGAGCCATTATCTGTGGAAAACAACGTTCAATACACCATAATTCCCGTACATCTGAGCTGTAGACTGGCGAGTACCATTTTCTTGTTCTAGGGCGAAAGAGGGCCAACCTGGCAAGCCCTGGTGTCTGAAAGACGAAGGACGAAGAACTTCAACCATGCACAGCTCACATGAAGAACACGTAGACGTGGATGAAGAGGAGCTAGAAGGCTCGGGGTCGTGGCTGAAGGGAATGGAGGACATATCCTTCGATGACGACACAGAGACAGCAAGAGAAATCCTAGAGCTGGTGAGGAGGCACATTGCTGGACTGGACAGGTGCACAGCTAAAAAGAAAATACTCGTAGCCAGTGACTACGACGAACACATATTGAATCACACGAGGGATGCGTTGATTGCAGTAGCTAGGCAAGACAGGCCCGGTTGTCCTCAGGGACAGCCAAGGAAACGGACCTATAGAGCCAACACTGAACCAGTGGCCAACAGGTTAGCAGAGGATGTGTGTGCTCTATTTCAGTTCATAGAGGGTGCTAGAAACATTGCTGAAGTGAAGAAAATATTCCTCCATGGAACACAGAACAGTACATGGAAGAGTCCAGCAATTACACGAAGCAGAACTCTGAATCCAATACTAGAAGATGAGGAAGATAATGATGCCGTAGCCAGAAAACTAGCAGAAAATGCAAGTCTGAGAGAGGTGCTGAAAGAGGAAGTGAAAGAACTGAAAGAGAGAATTGAGAGCTTGAACAACAAGCTAAGACGCCATGAGGAAGCAAGAGATGATGTAACAGAACACTGGGACAGACATCAAAATAGTACCCAAGAGGAATTAGCAGAGCTCAAAGGATCACAACTTGTGATAACAGAAGAGATAGAGAGCATGAAATCGAAGCTGAAGAAAACTGAGACCACACAGATGAGAATGCAGACAACAATGGCAACCCACAACAACAAGATCAACTCAGTAGAAACAGAACTCCAGGCTCTGCAAGGCTCCTCCAAGAAAGCCGACACAGACAAAGAGACAAAGAtgagcaaaattacaacatATGTACAGAATTTGGCACACTCACTTGAAgaaagattgaaagaacaagaGTACGCCCTGTCAAGGACACACCAAATGGTACAAGAAGTAAGGGTCAGGTGCGAACATCTCGTGACCACGAGTGCTGTATGTGTTACAGGTGAAACAGCAGACCACATCTTGAGAAATGGAGGCAGTAATAAGGATAACCAAACTGGTGGAGAGAACAAGAGTCTTGGTACAGGGGTTGGACTTGTGAAACGCACTAAGGAGTCCTCAACCAAAACACAGGGAGATGCAATAACTACATTCCTACAAGCTGCACGCTATGAACAACAAGGCTCAGACATCCCAGTAGAGAGGCAGGAAAACCAACAAGGCAAAGAAAAGCAGAAGGAGACAAGGCAGCCTAGAAAGAGAAATGTGACTGAAAGCAAGAGTGGGGAAAGTAGTACCAGAAGTGATAATCATGCTGGCGAAGCCAATGTTATCATTTTAGACCCCAGCCCAAGAGGAAAAACTGATTCAAGGGACATAAGAGGAAGAGACAGAGCAACAGGTATGAAGGCTACATGCAGAGCCCCTGACTCGCCAAGCGGTACAGATGAGGGGAGTAATACATGGCCACTGGCAGCCGAGAAGGGCCCTGGACAGACTAATACAGTAAGTCCAAGTGGGAGTACAGGGCAGGTAACACTCAGGGGCAGAAACAAGACAGAGAGCCCCAAACCACAGAGAGACCCATCAAGATTGAGAAGTAACCAACGAGGAGCAACGAGAATTGAATGCACACAGAACAAGACATACAAGGAAGCAGTGACACATGTGCAACAAGAGAGCTACCCTAGAACTCAACAATTCAACACCGAACACAGAAGGTTACAAACAGGAGAGAGCAGCTTAAACTGTGCAGACAGCCACACTGACTTCTCAGATTTTGTGGGTATCGGGAGAAACCGACTGCGAAGAAAGAGGTTCTTCTTGGGCTACATGAAGAAGACAGAAACAGAGAGCCTTCAGAGTATGATACTCAGGTATGCTCAGAGTAAGGGAGTACAACTATCCTTTGTGAGGGTCATGAACAGCAGACAAAAAGACATAGCGTTTGCAAGAATCAATGTCCTACTGCACCAGGCACATATGGTGGTGAAGGAAGACTTTTGGCCCAAGGGGGTCAAGTGTCGTGAATGGATGTCAGAGAGGAGGTACAAAAGCAAGGGTGACAACACTGAGGATGGCGGTGAGAAGAACCAAACAGCACATTTGAACGGGCCAGGAAAGAGAAACGAAGAAGCTCAGAAACTCAGCCGTGAAAATGCCAGAGTTCAGCAATAAGACTCATGCGGATGTTACTCTGTCAGTTGGGTGCTACAACTGTAGGGGAATCTCAACAGCGATCCCCTTCATCACAGAGTACTTACAAGACATTGACATATTAGCAATATCTGAGCACTGGTTGTACCCTCAGGCAATCCCAGCTCTAGACAACTTGTTAATGACACACAGAGGTTGGGGCAAGGCAGATAGCAAGCTGACAGAACACACTACAAGTCACTGGAGGAGAGGCCAGGGCGGTGTAGCCTTTTTATGGAAAATGTCCATTGACTATGCTGTCCATAAGTTAGAAGATG
Coding sequences:
- the LOC136447099 gene encoding filamin A-interacting protein 1-like; its protein translation is MHSSHEEHVDVDEEELEGSGSWLKGMEDISFDDDTETAREILELVRRHIAGLDRCTAKKKILVASDYDEHILNHTRDALIAVARQDRPGCPQGQPRKRTYRANTEPVANRLAEDVCALFQFIEGARNIAEVKKIFLHGTQNSTWKSPAITRSRTLNPILEDEEDNDAVARKLAENASLREVLKEEVKELKERIESLNNKLRRHEEARDDVTEHWDRHQNSTQEELAELKGSQLVITEEIESMKSKLKKTETTQMRMQTTMATHNNKINSVETELQALQGSSKKADTDKETKMSKITTYVQNLAHSLEERLKEQEYALSRTHQMVQEVRVRCEHLVTTSAVCVTGETADHILRNGGSNKDNQTGGENKSLGTGVGLVKRTKESSTKTQGDAITTFLQAARYEQQGSDIPVERQENQQGKEKQKETRQPRKRNVTESKSGESSTRSDNHAGEANVIILDPSPRGKTDSRDIRGRDRATGMKATCRAPDSPSGTDEGSNTWPLAAEKGPGQTNTVSPSGSTGQVTLRGRNKTESPKPQRDPSRLRSNQRGATRIECTQNKTYKEAVTHVQQESYPRTQQFNTEHRRLQTGESSLNCADSHTDFSDFVGIGRNRLRRKRFFLGYMKKTETESLQSMILRYAQSKGVQLSFVRVMNSRQKDIAFARINVLLHQAHMVVKEDFWPKGVKCREWMSERRYKSKGDNTEDGGEKNQTAHLNGPGKRNEEAQKLSRENARVQQ